Genomic window (Salvelinus fontinalis isolate EN_2023a chromosome 3, ASM2944872v1, whole genome shotgun sequence):
AGTTTACACACGCTGGCCTTGAGCCCGCCATCTTCACTGCCGTCCAGCGAATGGAAGAGCCTCTGGAGCTGGCCCAGGCGGCCGCGCCGCGCCTCCGGGGTGTCCTGGGCTGCCGAAGGGCCCCCGTCGGGGGGGCAGATGTACCCTGTGGAGCCGCACATGCTCATGTCATCCAGGAAGCGGAAGATGGTGCTGATGTCGTCCCCGCCTATCATGTCGGGGTTGTCCATCGAGGTCATGAAGGACAGGTGGTCGGCCTGCACCAGGCTCCGCAGGTGCCGCGTGCCCGGCATGGTGTCTGTCTGGGTGCTCGTACTGCAGGCCATCCACCCTCCTCCTTCAGGTCTAGGACTGACGGTCCCCTCCCATCCCTTTGAAGGGGGCAACCACTCAACAGGGTTTGTGGTGGGGCTGGGGGCAAGTCTCTGAAGGAAGCCCTCGGAGCCATCCAAGCCCACCAACCTGTCATCCAGACTGAGGCTCTTGTCCGTCCATCCTGGCCTACGGGTCCTGGGGTGTTGGAGGTGGAGGGGGGACCATTCAGGAATAATACTACCTGGGCCAAAGTATGTGGAGTCCTGGAGGTCATCCAGGCTTTCATGCTTGGCCTGGCGGTCCGGCGAAGGCTGACCAACAGTGTGCGAAGGATACGGGTTGGAGAGCATCTCAAAGCTGCGATTGGTGAAAGGTTcctgcctccctcttcctcctactCCTACTCTCGGGGTCAAGGTACTAATGGTCACCTCGGGAACAAGGTGTGACTGGTTGTGGAAGTCCATCTTAAAAATACCTCTCTTCTTCGTGCAGGAATGCCGCTCCGATCCCGGCTGCGATCCCGGCTCTGATCCGGGATCCCTGGGTGCCGAGTCTCCACTCAAGGAATCCTTTGAGGACTCGCTGTCTGTCTCCAGGGGGAGGTAGATGCTCTGCATGGCCTGGCCTGGGATGCTTCCACTGCCAGCGAACAGCGGGGTGTTGTGGCGCCAGTCGAAAGACACAGCCCTGGCACGGCCTGGAGGGGATgacgagaccagagagaggggatcaGGAGGGAGACTGGCACGCTTGCGGAATGAGTAATTTGATTTGGTCCAGAGAAAGCTCTGGTCGATAGGGCCTGAGAGGGTCTGAGAGTCTGACAGTGTGCGCACCCTATCGCGGCTGGAGAATCTCACCTCGTCAGCGATGGGCAAAGAAATTTGCAAAGAGGGCCCCGGGGATTGGTCCATATTGGGGCCAAGCTGAGCTTTCATTGGCTGGGCCGCCTGGGCCTCGTCAGGAACCCCACCCGTCATTTGAATGAGGTTGAATATTGTGACGATGTCAGCTGCCACGCCAATCGGGGATGTCCCCAGTCCCTTAGGGTTGACCCTGTCTCTGAAGAGGGTGGCAGGGAAACAGGGATCGCGGCAGGCTGCGGAGAACAGCAGGCTCCTAAGCTCTGTGAGGTGCTGCAGGTCGAAGCGGGTGCTGACCATTCTACACAGGTCCTGAAAGGAAAGCCAGTGGCGCAtagcagccagctcctccagAATCCCCAGCAGGACCAGGGGGTACTCTTGCTGCAGACTGGCCATGACCCAATATCACCTTCAAATTAACAACAAAATCAACAGGGGATGTGGTTGAAAATAAATCTTAAGAAAATGTATGTATTAGCACAAATGTATTACCACTTGAATAACACAGTAAAAAATTACACAATAACAAAGCTGCCACCcctcctctgttttggtaaacagctgatgGATAGGCCTGGAGAaatataaccactctcaaattcaaagacagagctatggatgcaaggactgaccatccatgatataaaaatAATAGTTTTAACCATGCATGTTTTCTGGCTATACAGTGTTTATTAACATTTACATTGTTAACAAACACTGGAGTAAAACAAgtatatattttgggttctgataggGTGCAACagatgaactaagctcatgaggcatttatacactatatatacaaaggtatgtggacaccccttcaaattagtagattttaCTGTTTCAGCTATACCTATTACTGACAGGTGATAAAATATTaggagtagaatggccttacgtAGCGCGTATAAATCatatgtcctcggttgcaacactcactaccgagttccaaactgcctctggaagcagcttcagcacaataactgtttgtagggagctttatgaaatgggtttccatggacgaACAGacgtacacaagcctaagatcaccgtgcgtaatgccaagcgtcggccgGAGTGTTATAAAGCTCACTGtaattgaactctggagcagtggaaacgcgttctctggattgatgaatcacacttcaacaTTTGGCAGTTCGATGTACGAagctgggtttggcggatgttaggagaacgctacctgcccaaatgcatagtgccagctgtaaagtttggtggtggaggaataatggtctggggctgtttttcatagtttgggctagcccccttagttccagtgaaggacaatcttaatgctacagcaaacAATGATATTCGAGATGACTCTGTGCTTCTAACTTGGtcgcaacagtttggggaagaccctttactgtttcagcatgacaagtcccccgtgcacaaagtgaggttcttacagaaatggtttgttgagatcggtgtggaaaaacttgactggcctgcacagagccctgacctcaatcccatcgaacacctttgggatgaattggaatgcctactgcgagccaggcttaatcgcccaacctccctaatgctcgtggctaaatggaagcaagtgcccgcagcaatgttccaacatctagtggaaaggcttcccagaagaatggaggctgttagcAGAAAAGGGGAACCAGCTCCATGTTAATGcctgtgattttggaatgagatgttcgacgagcaggtgtcctcaTACTTTAGTTCATGTAGtgcaagttatattcttcaagaattaatgggtgtatatcattaatttatatgTCCAACAATGCATGTTgaaactaaggattctagctttagcATATTTTGAGGCGTGCATTGTAAGAGGCTACAATTATTGCACCCTTGAGTGAGAGTGCTATACCAATTtcaaaggtagactcagcaaaaTGACGTTGCTAGGAGCAGCGCCAGAGATATTGAAATGAACGAGATGCAAGACTTCGCTCTCACATAGTATCTCCGCATTTGTGCATGTAATATCTCTTTACGCTGTTCACCGAGTGGTAGCCAGGACACCAAAACAGCAGAGGAGTTGAACCTTGTgcttcaacgctcttagttgttgcggaaattgacccactacactgtttactttctgcatcttcTGTACGTCATATCTCTGAGTCTACCTTCAGGTGTAGGAGACGGGGAGGAGGATAATGGAGGTTACTATTAACAGCCACTAAACCAGGTTCCTGATGGACTAAATGCTGCACCCGGGGACCAGCCCGAGGATATGGCCCCAGTAGCAGAGCAACTGCAAGAAGTCCAGGAGGGAATAGAGTCAAAGGGCTTGAATCTTCCCCAGCCCCCTCCACTAGACAGTGATCCATCCCCATGGATGAAGACCACGTGGAGCTGTTGAATTccagagccgactaggtgaagaATCTGTCAATatcccttgagcaaggtacttaaacCTAATTtctcttgtaagtcgctctggataagagcatctgctaaatgacaaagaTGTCAAATGAAACGTGGTAGAAGTACCGCAACAATTCAATGGGTATAGGGGACAGATTGGATTGGCAGCAAGTGGACAGATTGGATTGGCAGCAAGTCTCAAACTTTTAATGGTTGAGTAAATGTCATGTCCTTGGTCTGTTTTTCCCTGTAGTCACTGCaagtttggaagcctttgttaaggTCTCTAGAAGTGGACGTGGTTCATACATACAGTATTTCGTATACAttgagtgttcaaaacattaagaacaccttcctaatattgagttgcacccccaccttttgccctcagaacagcctcaattcgtcagggcatggactctacaaggtgtcgaaagcgttccacagagatggtggcccatgttgactccaaggtttcccacagttgtatcaagttggctggatgtcctttgggtggtggaccattcttgatacacatgagaaactgttgaacgtgaaaaacccagcagcgttgcagttcttgccacaaaccggtgtgcctggcgcctactaccataccccattcaaaggcacttaaatattttgtcttgcccattcaccccccATTCACCCATTCaccctgaatggcacacatacacaatccatgtctcagttgtctcaagccttaaaaatccttctttaacctgtctcctccccttcatctacactcattgaagtggatttaacaagtgacatcaataagggatcatagctttcacctggattcacctggtcagtctatgtcatggaaagagcaggtgtttctaatgttttgtatactcagtgtatatactgtatatacagtgataTGAAAGTATTAATATCCCTTGACTTataatttgttgtgttacagccttaattcaaaatggattaaatagattttttttacccatctacacacaataccccataatgacaaagttaaaaaacatgttttttagaaatgtttgcaaatttattgaaaatgaaacacaAAAATATTagatttacataagaattcacaccctgagacaatactttttaaaagcacctttggtagcaattgcagctgtgagtgtttctgggtaataGGCTGACCACACGCGTGCACTGCAAAATAATTGTTATtcaatgttattcaattattgcacccacactgctcgcgcacgccaacgagcgtctgcattgCCAAGGGCTAACATGctgaccggacacgtcgcgtgcgcgagcgttgcaaaataaatgtagaaatccatgttattaaattattgcacccacactgctcgcgcgcgcctgcgatgccaagggctaaaatagaactcctttctatttctgacgcagatcacgctgcaagtcctgcctttcccatctcctcattggtttatagaagcaggtacccacgtgccatctcctcattagttatacccacgtgggtgattgaaagacgaactgttttgccggttgtcgtggtaattcTATGAACGtgtagatgcgatcaccatatcagttcaaagatgaaaaagcctggaaggaggagagctGACTAGAAATTATTCGGTTgtccgttttatgtgtggattaattgtcggagtagagaaccTTATGCATTTCagataaaataacaactcaatgtttatatccaaggacaaattagctagcaacagcaagctagctaaattgccatacatgtttaatgcttttcgtgcatttcagataaaataacaactcaatgtttatatccaaggacaaattagctagcaacagcaagctagctaaattgccatacatgtttaatgcttttcgtgcatttcagataaaataacaactcaatgtttatatccaaggacaaattagctagcaacagcaagctagctaaattgccatacatgtttaatgcttttcgacctgtccccaaattaatgtcattggttcagagtttgttttgatattttaacttcttatggctgggggcagtattgagtaccttggatgaataaggtgcccagaggtacccagagtaaactgcctgctactcagtcccagaagctaagatatgcatattattagtagatttggatagaaaacactctgaagtttctaaaactgtttgaatgatgtctgtgagtataacagaactcatatggcaggcaaaaacctgagaaaaaatccaaccaggaagtgggaaatctgacgTTTGTAGTTTTTAAACTCATTCTCTATTGAAggtacagtgggatattggtcatattgcacttcctaaggcttccactagatgtcaaaagcctttagaaccttgtttgatgcttctactgtaaaggagggggaaatgagaggggaatgagtcagaggtctgccagagagccatgagctggtgacgctcgttcacgtgagagcgagctctgttccattgcatttctacagacaaaggaattcgccggttggaacattattgaagatttatgttaaaaacatcctaaagattgaaactatacatcgtttgacatgtttctccggactgtaacggaactttttgacttttcgtctgctcgcgcgtcatgaatttggattactgggcgGAACGCACTAACAAAAGggagttatttggacataaatgatgaactttatcaaacatttattgtggaactgggattcctgggagtgcattctgatgaagatcatcaaaggtgagtgaatatttataatgctatttctgacttctgttgactacacaacatggcggatatctgtttggcatgttttggtctctgagcgctgtactcagattattgcatggtttgctttttcggtaaagcttttttgaaatctgacacagcggttgcattaaggagaagtttatctaaagttccatgtataacacttgttttttcatcaacatttatgatgagtatttctgtaaattgatgtggctctcggCAAAATCAGATGTTTTTGGAACAACTGAACTCTCGGCAAAatcggatgtttttggaactactgaacataacgcgccaatgtatactgagatgtttttatataaatatgaactttatcgaacaaaacatacatttattgtgtaacaggaagtcctatgagtgtcatctgatgaagatcatcaaaggttagtgattaattttatctctatttctgctttttgttactcctctctttggctggaaaaatggctgtctttttctgtgacttggctctaacctaacatattagtttggtgtgctttcgtcgtaaaacctttttgaaatctgacattttggctggatttacaacaagtgtatctttaaaatgatgtaaaatacttgtacgtttgaggaatttaaatgatgagatttctgttgttttgaatttggcgccctgcagtttcactggctgttgacgaggtggtcccacataccctagtgaggttttaACAATGGTTACAAACCTGTAACTTGATAtttgaatatacactgctcaaaaaacacttaaacaacacaatgtaactccaagtcaatcacacttctgtgaaatcaaactgtccacttaggaagcaacactgattgacaataaatttcacatgctgttgtacaaatggaatagacaaaaggtggaaattataggcaattagcaagacacctccaataaaggaatggttctgcaggtggtgaccacagaccacttctcaattcctatgcttcctggctgatgttttggtcacttttgaatgctggcggtgctttcactctagtggtagcatgagacggagtctacaacccacacaagtggctcaggtagtgcagctcatccaggatggcacatcaatgcgagctgtggcaagaaggtttgctgtgtctgtcagcgtagtgtccagagcatggaggcgctaccaggagacaggccagtacatcaggagacgtggaggaggccgtaggagagcaacaacccagcagcaggaccgctacctccgcctttgtgcaaggaggtgcactgccagaggcctgcaaaaggacctccagcaggccacaaatgtgcatgtgtctgctcaagcTGATCTGATAGGttaaaataccaattagtggggggggaaagatcagaattgggctaccAGTCTACACGCAGCCTATTTGTCTTATTCTTCAGTCTTGTGTAGTGtacaattttttaaatattgCATAAACAAACTGTCGTGCCTTTTCACCAGAGAATGTATGTAGACGGATAAGAGATGATTACATAGATGGTTTTTGGTGTGTTTACCTCCTCCTCACTTGCTTATGTGGGTAGTTACTTCCTGATAATTGATTGATGGAACAATCCAGTCAATGGTTAGGCAGCTGTGGTTTTGGCAGAGGGAAGTGATTGGTCAGGAGTAAAAAGTCCTGTCCCCAGAGCGCAAGTGATTTTACTTGCAAATCTCTTTCTACAGTGTGACAGAACTCCGAGCGTGCGCAGATTCAAAATCTGCATGTGTATTTTTGATTCATAGCATAATATTTATAGTTGTAAATGGACTTAATATATTATGTTAGCAAATCTTATTGAATGTATTCAAATCTCAAGTTACAAGTTACAAGTTTGCAACCGTTGTTAAATCATGATACAAGCTTGCGAAATTAAAACAATTTCCAATGCATGTTTTGAGATATGTACCATATCCTGACTTCTTTTAGACATACAGTACTAGGCAAATGTTGGGACAcgttctttcaaccagcttcatgaggtagtcacctggaatgcatttcaatga
Coding sequences:
- the LOC129841554 gene encoding major intrinsically disordered Notch2-binding receptor 1-like, encoding MASLQQEYPLVLLGILEELAAMRHWLSFQDLCRMVSTRFDLQHLTELRSLLFSAACRDPCFPATLFRDRVNPKGLGTSPIGVAADIVTIFNLIQMTGGVPDEAQAAQPMKAQLGPNMDQSPGPSLQISLPIADEVRFSSRDRVRTLSDSQTLSGPIDQSFLWTKSNYSFRKRASLPPDPLSLVSSSPPGRARAVSFDWRHNTPLFAGSGSIPGQAMQSIYLPLETDSESSKDSLSGDSAPRDPGSEPGSQPGSERHSCTKKRGIFKMDFHNQSHLVPEVTISTLTPRVGVGGRGRQEPFTNRSFEMLSNPYPSHTVGQPSPDRQAKHESLDDLQDSTYFGPGSIIPEWSPLHLQHPRTRRPGWTDKSLSLDDRLVGLDGSEGFLQRLAPSPTTNPVEWLPPSKGWEGTVSPRPEGGGWMACSTSTQTDTMPGTRHLRSLVQADHLSFMTSMDNPDMIGGDDISTIFRFLDDMSMCGSTGYICPPDGGPSAAQDTPEARRGRLGQLQRLFHSLDGSEDGGLKASVCKLLLRMGQIEQSLESLSEVKAEISQVLSFLQRLDEKMQEQAVGGRQGGRWLGPPSGGESSLGVLSHPLSPGSGGSSEPQPLSVSGHSFGSLDWNRWGKMEENRGVSETKVGKKGVLSRQASCKSGVDSKRPSIISILSARDWTVSFSKSKDDKAQPGKTGQTDQSNSSAQSHKLPPQKHSHLVEQVSNSSLFRQKGGGLTNPGLSSGLTSGLTSDLRLAEGRGAPVWTVEEREAGMSPLDLQAQDSLNPNNLEFWMEDIYTPGYSTLLRRKEANQRRAKACKLGALIFTSITVILVIVIPIATMSS